From one Anaerococcus prevotii DSM 20548 genomic stretch:
- a CDS encoding phosphatidate cytidylyltransferase, translated as MNLFNRAIGGAIILALLILITFLGRIPLAIGVMIFSYIALHEMKEALAKVGITLPMKLLYVTNTIIMLAAYINNSDIYIASLVVSVIFMMMYIILRGHYSLYDGFATSFVLLYVSLLMSHILRIEDVNFVWLLYITAWGSDTFAYLVGSTMGKHKFESIKHISPNKTIEGSFGGIVGACILNSIFVNEFGLGVKIYEVIIFTIIAAVLSQIGDLIASFIKRKTGVKDFGHIIPGHGGILDRFDSMLFIAPVLYLFSRL; from the coding sequence ATGAACTTGTTTAATAGGGCAATCGGTGGAGCGATAATCCTTGCTCTTTTGATTCTAATAACATTTCTAGGAAGGATTCCCCTAGCTATTGGGGTTATGATCTTCTCCTATATTGCCCTTCATGAGATGAAAGAGGCTCTGGCAAAGGTTGGGATTACTCTTCCTATGAAGCTTTTGTATGTGACTAATACGATAATCATGCTTGCAGCCTATATCAATAATTCTGATATTTATATAGCAAGCCTTGTAGTTTCTGTAATTTTTATGATGATGTATATTATCTTGAGGGGTCATTACAGCCTATATGATGGCTTTGCGACATCCTTTGTCTTACTTTATGTATCACTTTTGATGAGTCATATATTAAGGATAGAGGATGTAAATTTCGTATGGCTTTTGTATATTACAGCTTGGGGTTCAGACACCTTTGCTTATCTTGTAGGTTCAACTATGGGTAAGCATAAGTTTGAATCTATAAAGCACATTAGTCCCAACAAGACCATCGAGGGATCTTTCGGTGGAATAGTAGGGGCTTGTATCCTCAATTCGATTTTCGTAAATGAATTTGGCCTTGGTGTTAAGATTTACGAAGTCATAATTTTTACGATTATTGCAGCTGTTTTATCTCAAATTGGGGATTTGATAGCTTCATTTATTAAGAGAAAAACTGGAGTCAAAGACTTTGGCCATATTATTCCAGGCCATGGAGGAATCCTCGACAGATTTGATTCTATGCTTTTTATAGCTCCAGTTTTATATTTATTTTCAAGATTATAA
- a CDS encoding AAA family ATPase: MNYEIIDKFINENPIDDKLKARIARPKFTYIGEDILNKAVSAFLSGKNILLVGSKSTGKNVLAENLSQIFKRPMWNVSFHVNIDSQVLIGSDTLANGNVVFRDGPVTSACKYGGLLVLDEINMARNEAMAVLHSILDYRRIIDIPGNGLIEIHPATRFIATMNYNYEGTRELNEALLSRFVIIDMPTISEDDLSKIFTDNYPDLKPEIKNQLGRLFYDMKTKADAGEISDSAIDLRGIFDSLDLVKAGLKLDEAFDMCLVNKVFDSYEKILIRDVIKARFRENLSKGDVFEDYDF, encoded by the coding sequence ATGAATTATGAAATAATTGATAAATTTATAAATGAAAATCCAATAGATGATAAGCTCAAGGCAAGGATTGCAAGGCCTAAGTTTACCTATATAGGAGAAGATATCTTAAATAAGGCAGTCTCAGCCTTCCTTTCCGGAAAAAACATACTCCTTGTTGGAAGTAAGTCAACCGGAAAAAATGTCCTAGCAGAAAATCTATCCCAAATTTTTAAAAGACCCATGTGGAATGTTTCCTTCCATGTAAATATCGACTCCCAAGTCCTTATAGGAAGCGATACCCTAGCTAATGGAAATGTAGTCTTTAGAGACGGACCAGTGACCTCTGCTTGTAAATACGGAGGTCTCCTCGTCCTAGATGAGATTAATATGGCTAGAAACGAAGCTATGGCAGTCCTACACTCCATCCTAGATTATAGGAGAATAATCGACATACCAGGAAATGGTCTTATAGAAATCCACCCAGCCACGAGATTTATAGCTACCATGAACTACAATTATGAGGGGACACGTGAGCTTAATGAGGCTCTCCTCTCTCGCTTCGTAATTATTGATATGCCGACAATTTCTGAAGATGACCTAAGTAAAATCTTTACAGATAATTATCCAGATCTAAAACCAGAGATCAAAAACCAGCTAGGAAGATTATTCTATGATATGAAAACAAAGGCGGATGCCGGTGAAATATCCGATAGTGCTATTGACCTTAGAGGAATTTTCGATAGTCTTGATCTTGTTAAAGCAGGTCTTAAGCTTGATGAGGCTTTCGATATGTGCTTGGTAAACAAAGTATTTGATTCTTATGAGAAAATACTTATAAGAGATGTGATAAAGGCTCGTTTCAGGGAAAATTTATCTAAAGGAGATGTTTTCGAGGACTATGATTTCTAA
- a CDS encoding M50 family metallopeptidase has protein sequence MSKIIIAIVMFLFLILIHEFGHFLLAKASGIKVNEFAIGMGPAIFKKQGEETLYSLRLIPIGGYCAMEGEDDESSDPRSYDRAPAKSKFLTILAGPLMNLLLAVLIFFVVALNTGVATKTIGGFSKDSPAEAAGVKLGDEVVRLAGKDVTSFTDISPILNEYYKNRDKDEDISLEVLSGNESKTYKISPMEENGSYYLGIESKLRKAGVFEAIKLGFVETGKNIALIFVVLGRLFTGKIAFSALSGPVGVVKELGNQAQNGLMSLLYFLGYISVNLGVFNLLPIPALDGSKIVSALYEMVTGKRVNKKFEEKITVAGFVILLGLILVISIKDIINLF, from the coding sequence ATGAGTAAAATAATTATAGCTATAGTTATGTTCTTATTCTTGATTCTTATTCATGAATTTGGACATTTCCTTCTAGCGAAGGCATCTGGAATAAAGGTAAATGAGTTCGCCATTGGTATGGGGCCTGCTATCTTTAAAAAGCAGGGCGAGGAGACTCTTTATTCCCTAAGACTCATACCAATAGGCGGATATTGCGCTATGGAAGGAGAGGATGATGAAAGTTCAGATCCTAGGTCCTACGATAGGGCACCTGCCAAGAGTAAATTTCTTACAATACTTGCAGGACCTTTGATGAATTTACTCCTTGCAGTTCTTATATTTTTTGTAGTTGCTCTAAATACTGGCGTTGCTACAAAAACAATCGGAGGATTTAGTAAGGATTCTCCTGCCGAAGCTGCTGGTGTTAAGCTAGGAGATGAAGTAGTAAGGCTTGCTGGGAAAGATGTAACAAGCTTTACCGATATTTCTCCTATCCTAAACGAATATTACAAAAATAGGGATAAGGATGAAGACATTTCCCTAGAAGTTTTATCCGGTAATGAGAGCAAAACTTACAAGATAAGTCCTATGGAAGAAAATGGGTCTTACTATCTAGGAATAGAGTCAAAGCTAAGAAAGGCTGGAGTCTTCGAGGCTATTAAGCTGGGCTTCGTCGAAACAGGCAAAAACATTGCCTTAATCTTTGTAGTATTGGGTAGACTTTTTACAGGAAAGATCGCCTTTTCAGCCCTTTCAGGTCCCGTTGGAGTGGTAAAGGAGCTCGGTAACCAAGCCCAAAATGGTTTGATGAGCCTTTTATATTTCTTAGGCTATATCAGTGTCAACCTCGGAGTATTTAACCTCCTTCCAATACCAGCCCTAGACGGATCAAAGATAGTAAGCGCTCTTTATGAGATGGTTACAGGCAAGCGTGTTAACAAGAAATTTGAAGAAAAAATCACAGTAGCAGGTTTCGTTATTCTTTTGGGACTGATACTTGTGATTTCAATAAAAGATATAATTAATCTATTCTAA
- a CDS encoding isoprenyl transferase, giving the protein MDNLNIPTHVAIVLDGNGRWAKKKHMPRTYGHKNGAENVVDICLYAKKRGVKYMTLYAFSTENWKRPLEEVNYLMKLVIKFIESKLDILMKENCKLNFIGDLEKLPASTKEICIRAMEDTKDNDEITLNIALNYGGRDEIVHAFKAMMDDGISKEDITEEMISSYLYTKDQPDPDLLIRPGGELRLSNFLIYQLAYAEFYFTDTLWPDFDRKAFDEALEEFSRRNRRYGALS; this is encoded by the coding sequence ATGGATAATTTAAATATACCGACTCATGTTGCCATAGTCCTTGATGGGAATGGCAGATGGGCAAAAAAGAAGCATATGCCTAGGACTTACGGTCACAAAAATGGGGCCGAGAATGTCGTAGACATTTGTCTTTATGCAAAAAAGCGTGGAGTTAAGTATATGACTCTTTACGCTTTTTCGACAGAAAATTGGAAGAGGCCTCTCGAGGAAGTCAATTATCTGATGAAGCTTGTGATTAAGTTTATTGAGAGCAAGCTAGATATTTTGATGAAGGAAAATTGTAAGCTTAATTTCATAGGAGATTTGGAAAAGCTCCCAGCTTCTACTAAAGAAATTTGTATAAGGGCTATGGAAGATACCAAGGATAATGATGAGATTACCTTAAACATCGCCCTAAACTACGGGGGTCGTGACGAGATAGTACACGCCTTTAAGGCCATGATGGATGATGGGATAAGTAAGGAAGATATTACAGAAGAGATGATTTCTTCCTACCTATATACCAAAGATCAACCAGACCCTGACCTTCTTATTAGGCCAGGTGGGGAGCTTAGACTATCAAATTTTTTGATTTACCAGCTTGCCTATGCGGAGTTTTATTTTACAGATACCTTGTGGCCTGACTTTGATAGGAAGGCTTTTGATGAGGCCTTGGAGGAGTTTTCTAGGAGAAATAGAAGATACGGGGCCTTGTCATGA
- the ispG gene encoding flavodoxin-dependent (E)-4-hydroxy-3-methylbut-2-enyl-diphosphate synthase produces MRKKTKKIYVGDVAVGGDSPISVQSMTTAKTSDIEKVVGQINALEEAGCDIARSAINSIEDAKAIVEIKKRTNIPLVADIQFDYKLALAAVEYGCDCLRYNPGNIGGSDKVKLLVDKCKEKNIPIRIGVNSGSISREIVDRFGGVNADSLVASALEEVKILEEMDFTDIKISVKSSDVNTMIDAYRKLSDKVDYPLHLGVTEAGPLYQALVKSSIGIGSLLKDGIGDTIRVSITGDILEEVKAGKAILKALNLRRDGLDIVSCPTCSRTTVNLHEIVKEVEEKSGGLDISAKVAIMGCPVNGPGESKEAEYGISAANGMGFLFKNGKTIKKVREDEIVDTLIETLKESKEDENRPS; encoded by the coding sequence ATGAGAAAGAAAACTAAGAAGATTTATGTAGGAGATGTTGCAGTAGGAGGCGACTCTCCTATTTCTGTTCAATCAATGACAACAGCAAAGACAAGCGATATCGAAAAGGTAGTAGGGCAGATCAATGCCCTAGAAGAAGCGGGTTGCGATATAGCAAGATCTGCTATTAACTCCATAGAAGATGCCAAGGCAATTGTTGAGATTAAGAAAAGAACTAATATACCACTTGTTGCAGACATTCAGTTCGACTATAAGCTTGCCCTTGCAGCGGTAGAATATGGTTGTGATTGTCTAAGATACAATCCTGGTAATATAGGAGGTAGTGATAAGGTTAAGCTTCTTGTAGATAAGTGCAAGGAGAAAAACATCCCTATAAGGATTGGGGTAAACTCAGGCTCTATATCGAGAGAAATCGTAGATAGATTCGGTGGAGTAAACGCAGACTCCCTAGTAGCAAGTGCCCTAGAGGAAGTAAAGATCCTAGAGGAGATGGACTTTACCGATATCAAAATTTCTGTTAAGTCAAGCGATGTAAATACAATGATCGATGCCTACAGGAAATTATCAGATAAGGTTGACTACCCACTCCACCTTGGTGTAACAGAAGCAGGTCCCTTGTACCAAGCCCTTGTCAAATCCTCTATCGGCATAGGTTCTTTACTAAAAGATGGGATAGGAGATACTATCAGAGTTTCAATCACAGGAGATATTCTAGAAGAAGTTAAGGCAGGAAAGGCAATCCTTAAGGCCCTTAACCTAAGACGAGATGGCCTAGATATAGTATCTTGTCCAACATGCTCAAGAACTACAGTAAATCTTCATGAAATTGTAAAGGAAGTAGAAGAGAAGAGTGGGGGTCTAGATATCTCTGCTAAGGTTGCCATCATGGGTTGTCCAGTAAATGGACCAGGAGAGAGTAAGGAAGCAGAATATGGAATTTCTGCAGCAAATGGCATGGGCTTTCTCTTTAAGAATGGCAAGACTATTAAGAAAGTTAGAGAAGATGAGATAGTAGATACTTTGATAGAGACTCTCAAAGAAAGCAAAGAAGATGAGAATAGACCTTCATAA
- a CDS encoding carbon starvation protein A has product MLLFIIGLIILIAGGFVYSKYVEKQLEPDDRETPAVRKSDGVDFVAMSEKKNWLINLLNIAGTGPILGPIQGILFGPIAFIAIPIGCVFAGAVHDFCTGFISMRNGGSQVPKLVGKYIGEGCRKFYNIVIAILLLLTGVVFVYTPGDLIANDIMGADPNSNVIWVIYAVIFAYYILSTVLPIDKLIGRIYPIFGAFLIISAIGVLIGIILKGNADLSFKGQGLLAKHPLGQRFIPSFFITVACGILSGFHGSQVTLVSRTVRSEKEAKTTFYSTMIAEGIIAMIWAAGAMVIFSTGTAALDTPGTLMVGEISRYFMGNVGGLIAVIGVIALPITSGDTAFRSLRLIVAEELNIDQKVAGKRAGLAACLFVPAAAILYFAKSNPKGFNILWRYFGFTNQFVAIFALAVATSYLIYNNKNYLITLIPGIFYTFIVFAFIINVKGLGFGQDFKIAYPIAGILAIAYAVFVVKVSKKNRRRIEAIKLD; this is encoded by the coding sequence ATGTTATTATTTATTATCGGTCTTATAATATTGATCGCCGGCGGTTTCGTCTATTCTAAATACGTTGAAAAACAACTTGAACCCGACGATCGTGAGACTCCAGCTGTTAGAAAGTCTGACGGAGTCGACTTTGTTGCTATGAGCGAGAAGAAAAACTGGCTTATAAACCTACTAAACATCGCAGGAACTGGCCCAATCTTAGGCCCTATCCAAGGTATCCTTTTCGGACCAATTGCATTTATCGCAATTCCAATTGGCTGTGTTTTTGCAGGTGCAGTTCACGATTTTTGTACAGGATTTATCTCAATGAGAAACGGCGGAAGCCAAGTTCCAAAGCTTGTTGGTAAATACATAGGTGAAGGATGTAGGAAATTCTACAATATTGTTATTGCAATCCTTCTTCTCCTAACTGGTGTTGTATTTGTTTATACACCTGGAGACTTAATTGCCAATGATATTATGGGTGCAGATCCAAACTCAAATGTAATCTGGGTAATTTATGCAGTAATCTTCGCATATTATATCCTTTCAACAGTTCTACCAATAGATAAGCTAATCGGAAGAATCTATCCAATATTTGGTGCCTTCCTTATTATCTCTGCAATTGGTGTCCTTATAGGAATTATACTTAAGGGAAATGCTGACCTTTCATTTAAGGGTCAAGGCCTATTAGCTAAGCATCCACTCGGACAAAGATTTATCCCATCATTCTTTATCACAGTTGCATGTGGTATACTTTCAGGCTTCCACGGTTCCCAAGTTACTCTAGTTTCAAGAACAGTTAGAAGTGAAAAAGAAGCAAAGACAACCTTCTACTCTACAATGATTGCAGAAGGAATTATCGCCATGATTTGGGCTGCAGGTGCTATGGTAATTTTCTCCACAGGAACAGCTGCCCTAGACACACCAGGTACCCTTATGGTTGGTGAAATCTCAAGATACTTCATGGGTAATGTCGGAGGACTTATCGCTGTAATCGGTGTTATAGCACTTCCTATCACATCTGGTGATACAGCCTTTAGGTCCCTTAGATTAATCGTAGCTGAAGAACTCAATATAGACCAAAAAGTAGCTGGTAAGCGTGCTGGCCTTGCAGCCTGTCTATTCGTTCCAGCAGCAGCTATTCTTTACTTTGCTAAATCTAACCCTAAAGGATTCAACATTCTTTGGAGATACTTCGGATTTACAAACCAATTTGTGGCAATCTTTGCCCTAGCTGTAGCTACAAGCTATCTAATCTATAACAATAAGAACTACCTAATAACATTGATTCCAGGAATCTTCTATACTTTCATAGTGTTTGCCTTTATAATCAACGTCAAAGGACTCGGTTTCGGTCAAGACTTTAAGATTGCTTATCCTATAGCAGGTATCCTTGCTATAGCTTATGCAGTATTCGTTGTAAAGGTATCTAAGAAAAATAGAAGAAGAATTGAAGCAATTAAGTTAGACTAA
- a CDS encoding PolC-type DNA polymerase III has product MRIDLHNLIDVKEGSFFVVEAIYFTKTNILSLEIESDSYNFTREEREKLYDYFSFVSLEINVRRKEVEDGNVSDNDERDALEETSPSNTQSEEKVIEEPPLSETERLIKEREARVQDAIDFTIQNREEEKKEEIHVDNINFGRKIKEDVIDIRDLYERKGVNSTLIGKVYGLDVFETKGGYFIYTFDLEDKTDAISCKIFANAKNNYKLETLGEGSEVMVEGVLNYDDFAHEDVFTVNGMVDAILGKRTDTALDKRIELEVHTKMTNLDGFVDNKDLVSTLKNWKMGAVGITDTATLQGLPDLYEALSKEGIRMLPGAELLLVEDELRVLTNLSDREVSEIKNIEEESFVVFDLETTGLSRYKDRITEIGACRVEGGKITEIYNELVNPEMVIPEKIIEITGITNEMVKDCPTIEEVLPGFLDFCKDSILVGQNTDFDVGFVRENCHRMGLDFNPIYLDTLPMARALFSDMKKFSLDKIARKLEIPAFNHHRASDDARATAQIFIKMFKMIMEEDGINLSTINKLKSHWPKSKHEYFSATVYAKDKVGLKNLYQLISESRMNYFNSEAKTPISVLEKYREGLLVGSGSDEGILFSHLQNKRSKRDLNRIRDLFDFYQMAPLGIYNDMVNKGKIRDIDQVIEINKQILDFAKEDNKLAVATGAVRYLEKDDYILRNILHKGQYFRYHEDEPLYYFRTTREMMDDFSYLNPIDAEDVVIRNPRKIVDMIEDIRPIPKGTFPPKIEGSDKELRDTCFAKAHSIYGDPLPKIVEDRLNRELNSIISNGYAVLYIIAKKLVGKSNEDGYLVGSRGSVGSSFAATMADITEVNPLSPHYVCPNCKHSEFFEEDLLGAGIDYPDKACPECGTMMKKDGHNIPFEVFLGFEGDKEPDIDLNFAGEYQPTIHKYTEVLFGEGKVFRAGTIGAIQDNTAFGYIKKYSEDYQVEFTNAQVRKIQRGLKDVKRTTGQHPGGLIVVPDDIDIFDICPIQYPADDGSGDIKTTHFTYNMMHETLLKLDLLGHDVPSIIRALQDLTGTNPLEITMGDPDVMKIFSSTESLDIKHDFSNNEIGTLGIPEFGTNFVRSMLKDTFPTKFSEMTRISGLSHGTDVWLNNAQDLVRNGTAGFDEIISTRDDIMNALIQQGLDKKKSFSIMEKVRKGKPLSDEILEYMRENGVPEWYIESCLKIQYLFPKAHAVAYCLMSYRIAYYKVYFPEAFYATYFNTKINDFKYSTIIDGLESIQRALKEYAGNFDLSQRDKQIRTVLEVAEEMAAREIKLEKADIYKSDAKKFLLSDRKGYILPPLSAVDDVSEAMAIDIVKEREKGEFISLEDLKTRTSVNKNAINSLKSLGIIDGIQEKNQMSLFDGMF; this is encoded by the coding sequence ATGAGAATAGACCTTCATAATCTAATAGATGTCAAGGAGGGGAGTTTTTTTGTAGTAGAGGCCATCTACTTTACTAAGACCAATATCCTAAGCCTTGAGATTGAATCTGATAGCTATAACTTCACAAGAGAAGAAAGAGAGAAGCTCTATGACTATTTTTCCTTCGTAAGCCTTGAAATAAATGTACGAAGAAAAGAAGTCGAAGATGGAAACGTCTCAGATAATGATGAGAGAGATGCTTTAGAAGAAACAAGCCCTAGTAATACTCAATCCGAGGAAAAAGTAATAGAAGAGCCTCCCCTTAGCGAAACCGAACGCCTAATCAAGGAAAGAGAGGCTAGGGTCCAAGACGCCATAGATTTTACTATCCAAAATAGGGAAGAAGAAAAGAAGGAAGAGATTCACGTAGATAACATCAACTTTGGTAGGAAAATCAAGGAAGATGTGATAGATATCAGAGATCTTTACGAAAGAAAGGGAGTTAATTCTACCCTAATAGGAAAGGTGTACGGCCTAGATGTATTCGAGACCAAGGGTGGATATTTTATCTATACCTTCGACCTTGAAGATAAGACTGATGCTATTTCTTGTAAGATTTTTGCAAATGCTAAGAATAACTACAAGCTCGAAACCTTGGGGGAAGGGTCGGAAGTCATGGTCGAGGGAGTCCTAAACTACGATGATTTCGCCCACGAGGATGTATTTACAGTAAATGGTATGGTTGATGCAATACTCGGCAAAAGGACTGATACAGCTCTTGATAAAAGAATTGAGCTAGAGGTCCATACTAAGATGACTAACCTCGATGGTTTTGTAGACAATAAGGACCTGGTAAGCACCCTAAAAAACTGGAAGATGGGAGCTGTTGGTATTACTGATACAGCAACCCTCCAAGGCCTTCCAGATCTTTACGAAGCCCTTTCTAAGGAAGGGATAAGGATGCTTCCTGGAGCTGAGCTTCTTCTAGTAGAAGATGAGCTGAGAGTTCTTACCAATCTAAGCGATAGGGAAGTTTCCGAGATTAAAAATATAGAAGAAGAAAGCTTTGTCGTATTTGACCTTGAGACAACAGGTCTTTCCCGCTACAAGGATAGGATAACAGAAATCGGAGCCTGCAGGGTAGAAGGCGGAAAGATTACAGAAATTTATAATGAATTGGTAAATCCTGAGATGGTTATTCCAGAAAAAATCATCGAAATAACTGGTATTACTAACGAGATGGTAAAAGACTGCCCTACAATCGAGGAAGTCCTTCCAGGATTTTTGGACTTCTGCAAGGACTCAATCCTAGTAGGACAAAACACCGACTTCGATGTTGGCTTTGTTAGGGAAAACTGCCACAGGATGGGGCTAGACTTTAACCCAATCTATCTGGATACTCTTCCAATGGCTAGGGCCTTGTTTAGTGATATGAAGAAGTTCTCCCTAGATAAGATTGCAAGAAAGTTAGAAATCCCTGCCTTCAACCACCATAGGGCAAGCGATGACGCTAGGGCTACTGCTCAGATTTTCATCAAGATGTTTAAGATGATTATGGAAGAAGACGGGATAAATCTTTCTACTATTAACAAGCTTAAAAGCCACTGGCCTAAGTCAAAGCACGAGTACTTCTCAGCTACAGTTTATGCTAAGGATAAGGTCGGCCTTAAAAATCTCTACCAACTTATATCAGAATCTAGGATGAATTACTTTAATTCCGAGGCCAAAACTCCAATCTCAGTTTTAGAAAAGTATAGGGAAGGCCTCCTAGTAGGGTCAGGATCTGATGAAGGAATTCTTTTTTCACATTTGCAAAATAAGAGAAGCAAAAGGGACCTTAATAGGATTAGAGACCTCTTTGACTTCTACCAAATGGCTCCTTTAGGAATCTATAATGACATGGTAAATAAGGGTAAGATCCGTGATATCGACCAGGTTATAGAAATAAATAAGCAAATCTTAGACTTTGCTAAGGAAGATAATAAGCTTGCAGTCGCAACTGGTGCAGTAAGATATCTGGAAAAGGATGATTATATCCTAAGAAATATCCTCCACAAGGGTCAGTATTTTAGGTATCATGAGGATGAGCCTCTTTATTATTTTAGGACTACAAGGGAGATGATGGATGACTTCTCCTATCTAAATCCAATTGATGCTGAGGATGTCGTAATAAGAAATCCAAGGAAGATTGTCGATATGATAGAAGATATTAGGCCAATTCCTAAAGGGACCTTCCCACCTAAAATAGAAGGATCTGATAAAGAGCTTAGGGATACTTGCTTTGCCAAGGCCCATTCAATCTACGGAGACCCCCTACCAAAGATAGTAGAGGATAGGCTTAACCGTGAGCTTAACTCAATTATTTCTAATGGCTATGCTGTTCTTTATATAATAGCTAAGAAGCTTGTAGGTAAGTCTAACGAAGACGGCTACCTAGTAGGATCGCGTGGATCTGTTGGTTCTTCCTTTGCTGCCACCATGGCAGATATTACCGAGGTAAACCCACTTTCTCCTCACTATGTTTGTCCTAATTGCAAGCATTCGGAGTTTTTCGAAGAAGATCTTTTAGGAGCAGGAATCGACTATCCAGACAAGGCTTGTCCTGAATGTGGAACCATGATGAAAAAGGATGGTCACAATATACCATTCGAGGTCTTCTTGGGCTTTGAGGGTGATAAGGAACCAGATATAGACCTAAACTTTGCAGGAGAATACCAACCTACTATTCACAAATATACCGAGGTCCTCTTCGGTGAGGGTAAGGTCTTTAGAGCAGGAACCATAGGAGCGATCCAGGATAATACTGCCTTTGGTTATATAAAAAAATACAGCGAAGACTATCAGGTGGAATTTACAAACGCTCAGGTAAGAAAAATCCAAAGAGGACTTAAGGATGTCAAAAGAACAACCGGCCAGCACCCGGGTGGGCTAATTGTAGTACCAGATGATATAGACATATTTGATATCTGTCCTATCCAATATCCAGCTGATGATGGAAGTGGAGATATTAAGACAACGCATTTCACCTACAATATGATGCACGAAACCCTCCTAAAGCTAGACCTTCTAGGCCATGATGTACCATCAATAATCAGAGCATTACAGGACTTAACGGGAACCAATCCCCTAGAGATTACTATGGGAGATCCTGACGTTATGAAGATATTTTCTTCCACAGAAAGTCTTGATATCAAGCACGACTTTTCCAACAACGAGATTGGAACCTTGGGCATACCAGAATTTGGTACAAACTTCGTAAGGTCCATGCTTAAGGATACCTTCCCAACCAAGTTTTCGGAGATGACGAGAATTTCGGGCCTATCTCACGGAACTGATGTGTGGCTTAACAATGCCCAAGACCTAGTAAGAAATGGCACAGCAGGCTTTGACGAGATTATCTCTACTCGTGATGATATAATGAACGCCCTTATCCAACAGGGGCTAGATAAGAAAAAGTCCTTCTCTATCATGGAGAAGGTAAGAAAGGGTAAGCCTCTTTCTGATGAAATCCTAGAGTATATGAGGGAAAATGGGGTGCCTGAATGGTACATCGAGTCTTGTCTTAAGATTCAATATCTTTTCCCAAAGGCCCACGCTGTCGCATATTGTCTGATGAGTTACAGGATTGCCTACTACAAGGTATACTTCCCTGAAGCCTTCTATGCGACCTACTTCAATACCAAGATCAACGACTTCAAGTACTCTACAATTATAGATGGTCTAGAAAGTATTCAGAGAGCTCTTAAGGAATATGCAGGAAATTTTGATCTTTCTCAAAGGGATAAGCAAATAAGAACTGTCCTCGAAGTAGCTGAAGAGATGGCAGCAAGGGAGATTAAGCTTGAAAAGGCAGATATCTACAAGTCAGATGCGAAGAAGTTCCTCCTAAGTGATAGAAAAGGCTACATCCTACCTCCGCTTTCTGCAGTAGATGATGTAAGTGAAGCAATGGCTATTGATATTGTAAAGGAAAGAGAAAAAGGCGAATTTATTTCCTTAGAAGACCTCAAAACAAGAACTTCAGTAAACAAAAACGCCATAAACAGCCTCAAATCCTTGGGCATAATTGACGGTATCCAAGAGAAAAACCAGATGTCCTTGTTTGATGGGATGTTTTAG
- a CDS encoding DUF5633 domain-containing protein encodes MKKNKLIGASLALALGTGLLAQPAYANAELESDLQKASELTESMKNHIVEVDKIRRGKSEEKPNDNETPSTPSKDDKDHSDDLTGGALESKGYDSKEEAETAGKKALKNSPNKKSFSVSKGVDGKYYFHLWEDGENTTDNTKDNTSKQSTKTSKEDTSKNKENNKQVANNSSNVKTGIEPLIGTAGVLVASIGALGFSKKENK; translated from the coding sequence ATGAAGAAAAATAAATTAATAGGTGCAAGTCTTGCCCTTGCTTTAGGGACTGGTCTACTTGCACAACCAGCTTACGCAAATGCAGAGCTCGAAAGTGATCTGCAAAAAGCAAGTGAACTAACAGAGTCAATGAAAAATCATATAGTGGAAGTTGATAAGATTAGAAGGGGTAAAAGTGAAGAAAAGCCAAATGATAATGAAACACCTTCTACACCATCAAAAGATGACAAAGACCATAGTGATGATTTGACTGGTGGAGCTTTAGAAAGCAAAGGATATGATAGCAAAGAAGAAGCTGAAACAGCAGGTAAAAAAGCTTTAAAAAATTCACCAAACAAAAAATCATTTAGCGTATCAAAAGGTGTAGATGGTAAATATTATTTCCACTTGTGGGAAGATGGTGAAAATACAACAGATAACACTAAAGATAATACAAGCAAACAATCCACAAAAACATCTAAGGAAGATACAAGCAAAAATAAAGAGAATAATAAACAAGTAGCAAACAATTCTTCTAATGTTAAAACGGGAATAGAACCACTAATTGGAACAGCGGGGGTTCTTGTTGCATCAATCGGAGCACTTGGTTTTAGCAAAAAGGAGAATAAATAA